The sequence CATGATCGACCATGATCTTTTCGTACAAGTGCTGGACGAGCTTTTCAGAAACGCTTTGTACTATGTGGATCAGGGCGGTTCTGTAAAGGTTGCCCTGCTGCAGGAGGAACAGTACGTTCAACTCCGTATCAGTAATACGGGAAGCAAGGTCAGCACCGAGGAGTCTGGCCGCATTTTCGACAGGTTCTGGAGAGGAAGTCACGCCAGACACGACACCGGGATGCGGTTCGGATTGGGTCTTCCCATTGTAGAAAAAATCGTTGTTAAGATGGGCATGGGAATGGAAGTA is a genomic window of bacterium containing:
- a CDS encoding ATP-binding protein, which codes for MIDHDLFVQVLDELFRNALYYVDQGGSVKVALLQEEQYVQLRISNTGSKVSTEESGRIFDRFWRGSHARHDTGMRFGLGLPIVEKIVVKMGMGMEVETEMDGEFVVILTMPSQA